Proteins encoded by one window of Aspergillus chevalieri M1 DNA, chromosome 6, nearly complete sequence:
- a CDS encoding Zn(II)2Cys6 transcription factor (COG:K;~EggNog:ENOG410PJAX;~InterPro:IPR036864,IPR007219,IPR001138;~PFAM:PF00172,PF04082;~go_function: GO:0000981 - DNA-binding transcription factor activity, RNA polymerase II-specific [Evidence IEA];~go_function: GO:0003677 - DNA binding [Evidence IEA];~go_function: GO:0008270 - zinc ion binding [Evidence IEA];~go_process: GO:0006351 - transcription, DNA-templated [Evidence IEA];~go_process: GO:0006355 - regulation of transcription, DNA-templated [Evidence IEA]) yields MAEPITKIHKGRQRRPRVPESQRKRAAQACLPCRQHKEKCGGGNPCPRCQQHQRTCRYESTGRRPVPVRNDVPDDGVPVGWKAKELQMKRIITHFLGDVSFETSDLQQIADTLDNGRNWSDTDSLESHDATLTNDYSIDPLSTSTMHYSGELSHWNFSRMLERRLRSLGNSTGQDKDHDHVEGFFRATALQSSGSCVALAKAYFPPKHIAEFLTNAFLTFGETNYFYFHEATFREKLEFYYTIEHPLSINDAGWICTLLMTFAIGTQFAHMQTKPTPARAAAVEDSPDDQIGLELYRFSCRLIPDLITAASVETVQAFLLLGVYTLPIDTSGLAYIYYGLAIKMAIQNGMHRKLSEGNVAPEIMEIRNRLWWSAYSLER; encoded by the exons ATGGCTGAACCAATCACTAAGATACACAAGGGCAGGCAAAGGCGCCCTCGTGTACCGGAGTCACAGCGAAAGAGGGCGGCGCAAGC GTGCCTGCCTTGTCGCCAGCATAAAGAAAAAT GCGGAGGAGGTAATCCTTGTCCTCGTTGCCAACAACATCAAAGAACATGTCGTTATGAGAGTACCGGACGTCGACCAGTACCAGTCAGGAATGATGTACCAGA TGATGGAGTGCCTGTAGGCTGGAAGGCCAAGGAACTGCAGATGAAACGAATTATTACCCACTTTTTGGGAGATGTCTCTTTTGAGACCAGTGACCTCCAGCAAATAGCAGACACCCTAGATAATGGCCGGAATTGGTCGGATACTGATTCACTCGAATCACACGATGCTACCCTGACCAATGACTATTCCATCGACCCTCTTTCAACGAGCACAATGC ATTACTCGGGGGAGCTATCCCATTGGAACTTTTCCAGGATGCTAGAACGGAGACTACGAAGTCTTGGGAACAGCACAGGACAAGATAAG GATCATGACCACGTCGAAGGCTTCTTTCGGGCCACTGCTCTGCAATCATCTGGCTCTTGCGTCGCCCTCGCAAAGGCATATTTCCCCCCGAAGCATATCGCGGAATTTTTGACAAACGCATTTTTGACATTCGGTGAAACAAATTATTTCTACTTTCATGAAGCAACTTTTCGCGAGAAGTTGGAATTTTACTATACCATTGAGCATCCACTGTCAATCAATGACGCTGGTTGGATATGCACTCTTCTCATGACTTTCGCAATTGGCACACAGTTTGCCCATATGCAGACCAAACCCACACCTGCCAGGGCCGCTGCTGTTGAAGATAGCCCTGACGACCAAATCGGGTTGGAGCTCTACCGATTTTCATGTCGACTCATTCCAGATCTAATCACGGCCGCAAGCGTGGAGACCGTCCAGGCCTTCTTGCTTCTGGGGGTTTACACCTTGCCGATTGACACGTCAGGCTTGGCGTACATATACTATGGCCTGGCAATTAAGATGGCAATCCAAAATGGCATGCACCGCAAGCTGTCAGAAGGCAACGTGGCCCCAGAGATTATGGAAATACGAAATCGCCTTTGGTGGTCCGCATATTCCCTGGAAAGGTAA